In the genome of Halostella salina, the window CGTGACCGACCAACTCGGCGACCACGACACCACCGCGACGCCGGCCATCTACGTCTATCTCGGCGGACTGGACGACACGGTCGCCCGCCTCGGCGGTCTCGTCGGCGCGGCGCTCGCGGGGAAACAGCGCGCCACCCAGACCTCCGGCTTCTTCACGGGCGAGGCCGACCCGCAGACCGCTTCGCTGTTCCGTGGATACGGGTCGACGCTGGAGGAGCGCCGGGACGCCGCTCTCGACGCGCTCGACGACGTCGCCGCGGACGACGGGGACTATGACCGCGCCGCCGAGGCCGCAAGCGGCGCGGTCCAGGCGGCCTACGACGACTACGTCGAGAAGCTGGAGTCGATGGGCGTC includes:
- a CDS encoding rubrerythrin family protein, whose protein sequence is MTADDFLDALRDDNETALSRLGSSKSLYAATGGEMNADAVLEAAADDAHAAAETYETWADESDHAVFADAAEAERDHYDDVTDQLGDHDTTATPAIYVYLGGLDDTVARLGGLVGAALAGKQRATQTSGFFTGEADPQTASLFRGYGSTLEERRDAALDALDDVAADDGDYDRAAEAASGAVQAAYDDYVEKLESMGVNPKPVC